The Methanosarcina acetivorans C2A genome includes the window ACCTATAACCTATTATGTATTTATTCCCCATTATTTTTAATATACAATTAATTTGTTTAGACAAGTAGCTCTTTTTTACCGCGAATACATTAATTTTTTGCTACTGTTTAGTAACTTTTTATTTCTTAAATCCGGACATTTTAAAATTTAATTATTTATTGATAACCTGCTTCAAAAAATTTTTCCTGAAAAAAGGCAAGCAGTTTCGAAAATCATTTATATATAAACTTTTTAAATTATGTTAACCAATTACATTAAATATCATAATTACTATCGGTAATACATATGCAGCTTCCAACACCCGAAGATCTTAAAAAAAGAAGGAATGAACTCGGGCTTACCCAGAGCGACCTGGCTAAAAGGGCAGGTGTAAGCCAGCCCCTTATAGCCCGTATCGAATCGGGAGACGTAGACCCCAGGCTTTCGACGGTCAGGAAAATCCTTGATGCTTTCGAGGAAGCTGAAAAGGAGCAGCAGATCATCATAAAAGACCTGATGCATTCCCCTGTTTTCCATGTTTCCCCCGAAGACTCGGTAGAAGAAGTGGTAAACCTTATGCATATCCATGGTTTTTCACAGATTCCCGTGCTTGACGGGGGTATTCCGGTTGGAAGTATTTCGGAAGACATGATCGTAAAACTGATGGGTGAGAGCAAGAAAAAATCCATATCTCAGTTAAAGGTCTCAGGGATAATGGGGGAGGCTTTCCCGACAGTATCTCCAGGAATATCGATCTCAGTAGTTTCTCACATCCTGGAAGGAAACCCGGCCGTACTTGTAGTAGAAAAAGGAGCGGTCGTGGGCGTTGTAACAAAACATGATGTGATGAAACTTCTTCAGGGGAAATAATTTGAGCCATTTTCTTTAATTTCGGGTCTGAGGCCGAACATGGAAAGCACATGAATTATATACTAGGATTCATTTAAACCTGAATCCTTAATTAAATTCGATGCTTAACCTTGTCTGAAATGACCTAAGAAACATGGCAAACGCGGTTGAAAATGCATCCGGCGTGAGTTGCTGCGTGCCCTCATATTACGCTGTATTCGTAGAGATATAACCCTGGATTATCAGGACTACATGATTGAAGATTATAGAGTTTACATAAATTTCCTCGACAGTTAAAACTAAAAAGAGATTGAATCTTTGAAAAAGTGTGGAGATAATAAAATGGATTTGGAAGATACCCTTCTCATGATGCCTGGACCCGTACCTGTTACACCCAGGGTCCTTAGGGCGATGTCAAAACCGATGATTAACCACCGAAGTGCTGAATTTGCAGGAATTTATACCGATTGCAGGCAGATTCTTGCTGACGTTTTTCAGACAAAAAATGACATCTTTTTGCTCAGCGGTTCCGGGACTGCAGGGATGGAAGCCGCAGTCGGGTCTGTGGCCGGAAGTGGGGACAAAGTTATCGCCATAGAAAACGGGAAGTTCGGACAGCGTTTCAAAGACCTTGCAGCTCTTTATGCTGACGTGGTGCCCCTGGAGTTTGAATGGGGGCTTCCGGTTGACCTTGAAATGGTCAAGGAAAAGCTCGAAGAAGGGGCAAAAGCCATCACCCTTGTCCACAACGAAACCTCTGCAGGTATCATGAACCCTGCTGTAGAAATCGGCAAACTTGCAAAAAAACACGATGCTATTTTTATTATGGACGGCGTAACCTCCCTCGGAGGAGATGAAGTCAAAGTTGATGAATGGGGAGTTGACATTGCAATTGTGGGATCACAGAAATGCCTTGCAGCTCCACCAGGAATGTCAGCTGTTTCCGTAAGCGAAAAAGCCTTTGAGGCAATAAACTCCATGAAGAAGAGGCCCTACTATAATGATCTTAAAGCATATAAAAAGAGCGGGGACAAACCCAGACCGGAAACACCTTATACGCCTGCACTTCCTCTGTTCTATGCCATGCAGGAAGCCCTTCACATCGTAAAGGAAGAAGGCATGGAAGTAAGAATCAAAAGACACAGGGCTCTCTCCGAAGCGGTAAGGGCAGCGGCTGGCGCAATGAACATAGAGATGTTCCCTCAGCTTAACGAATACAGCAAGTACTCCAACACTGTCACTGCAATGAAAGCTCCTGCAGGAGTTGATGGGGAAGACGTTAAAAACGACATGAAGAAAAGGGGTGTAATCATAGCCGGAGGGCAGGAACACCTTAAGGGCAAGATTTTCAGGATCGGAAACATGGGGAATGTAACTGCAAGAGATGTACTTTCCACCATCCAGCAGCTGGAAATCGTGCTTAGCAAGCAGGGTTACATTGACAGCGTAGGAGCAGGCGCCGAAGCTGCAATGCGCGTTATTGACAGGGTATGAGAGGATTTTAAAAAATCCTCCAAAACCAAAGTTTATAAATAGTTCAGGAAAACCAGAGAACATTGACCTTTAAATTCCGATCGGATTCACATGCCCACAATAGGAATTGCAGATACCACGTTTGCGCGCTATAATATGGGGCGTGCAGCAATCGACGAGATACAGAAAAACGTATCCGTACAGATTAAAAGAGTAACAGTACCCGGGATAAAAGACCTTCCGGTAGCTGCCAAAAAGCTTATCGAAGAAGAAGGCTGCGATATCGTAATGGCCCTTGGAATGCCCGGTGCCCAGCAAAAAGACAAAATGTGCGCTCATGAAGCTTCTCAGGGCCTTATAATGGCTCAGCTCATGACCAACACCCATATTATAGAGGTCTTTGTCCACGAGGATGAAGGAAAAGACGAAAAAGAACTTGCTTTTCTCATGGACAGAAGGACCCGGGAACATGCTTTAAACGTGATAAAACTGCTCTTCAAGCCGGAAAAACTGGTAAGGGAAGCCGGTACCGGCCAGAGGCAGGGTTTTGAGGACGCTGGTCCTTTGAGAATGTGAAGCGACTTTAAGTTAAAAACAAGACTGGAGACCTTACTAAATGACTATCAGCCTAGGATTTGTTATAGCTGAATTTAACAGGGATCTGACCTACCAGATGGAGTTGCTTGGAAGAGAACATGCAGAATTCCTGGGGGCAACAGTTAAAGAGACCATTCTCGTGCCCGGGGTCTTTGACATGCCCCTTGCAATCAAGAAGCTCTGCCAGAGGGAGGATATTGATGCAGTGGTGACTATAGGGTCGGTAATCGAAGGTGAGACCGACCATGACCAGGTGGTTATGCAGCATGCCGCAAGGAAAATCATGGACCTTTCCCTTGAGTTTAACAAGCCGGTAACTCTCGGAATTCCAGGTCCGGGCATGACCAGGATGGCTGCTCATGAACGTGTCGACTATGCTAAAAGGGCAGTAGAAGCTGCAGTAAAGCTGGTGCGGCGGCTGTGAAGTTCCTTGACGCTTTAATAAGCTAGCAAAAATGTAACAAACCAGGACCATCCCTATGACATCCGCAAGGCTCAAGCGTGTAGAAGAATCCGCAACGATCCGGATCTCCAACATCGCAACCAGAATGATAAAAGAGGGTACGGACGTAATCAATTTCAGCCTTGGTGAACCTGATTTCGATACCCCTAAAAACATCTGCGATGCTGCAGCAAAGGCTATGTACGAGGGAAAAACCCATTACGCCCCTTCAGCAGGCATTCCGGAGCTGAGGGCAGCTATTGCTGAAAAATTGAAGACGGAAAACCATCTTGAAGTGACCGAAAAAGACGTGCTTGTCACCCCCGGGGCAAAGCAGGCGATTTTCGAAATAATGATGGGCGCCCTTGACGACGGGGATCGGGCTCTCCTCTTTGACCCTGCCTGGGTAACATATGATGCTTGCATCCGTTTTTCAGGAGCAAATACGGTCTGGGTGCCTACAGTCCCTGAAAGAGGCTTTTTGCCGGATAATTTCGCCGAGTACATAAATGACAAGACAAAGCTCATTGTTGTAAACAGTCCGGGCAACCCGACAGGCGGAGTATTCGGGAAAAAGACCCTCCAGTGCATTGCCGATCTTGCAATTGACCACGACCTTCTGGTAGTCTCGGACGAGATCTATGAGAAAATCATTTATGACCGGGAACATATCAGTATCGGCAGCTTTGACGGGATGCAGGATAGGACCATCACTGTAAACGGTTTTTCCAAGGCATACGCAATGACCGGCTGGAGACTCGGATACCTTACCGCTCCCCCTGAGATCTTTAAGCTTCTGCAGAAGATTCAGTCCCACTCGGTAAGCAGCGCCACAACCTTTGTTCAATACGGTGGGCTTGAAGCCCTGCAGGGTCCACAGGACGGCGTCAAAGCAATGGTTGACCGCTTTAAAATGCGCAGGGATATCCTTATCGACGGGCTGAATAAAATAGGGATTGAGTGTAAGAAGCCGGACGGAGCCTTCTATGCATTTGCCAATGTGAGCGAGTATGGAAACGGGACCGAGGTTGCTGAAAGGCTCCTGAAGGAAGCTCACGTGGCAGTGACTCCGGGAATTGCTTTCGGAGCTTCAGGCGAGGACTTTATCAGGATTTCCTATGCAACATCCATTGATAGAATCCGGGAAGCGCTTGAAAGGCTTGAAAAGATATTTGCATGAAACATTCTGGAGACTTTTTTAAAAAGAGGACAGAAGAATACAGGTCAGAAAAATACAGGTCAGAAAAATGTTTTTTCATTAAAGACGGTAGGGGTAAGTTTACCCATACCGTTTAAGGACCGCTTTTATTATTGCCCCGGTACTGCAGAGTGGGCACTCTTTTGAAAGTGGAACCCTGACTACTTTTGCAGGGAGCCCTCTTTTAGTAAGTTCTTCTTCCAGAAGCTCGATGTCAAAATGCTGATCATACCCCAGGACAATGATATCCGGTCTAATCTCTTTAAGGGGTTCGAACATATCTTTTTCACTACCAAGAAGGGCTTTGTCCACCGTTCCAAGCGCATTTACCATCTCAAGCCGCTGCTCCTCAGGCACTATAGGTTTTGGCTTATGAGTCACATTGGAATCCCTGGCAATAATAACGAAGAGCTCATCTCCGAGAGCTCGCGCCTGGGTCAGGAAATAAACATGTCCCGGATGGAGAATGTCAAAAGTTCCGGTAGCAAGTACACGCGTCAATAAATCACCTGGTCTCGGGTAACATCCTGCAAGCATAAGAAACTTACTGAAAATAGTCTTGTCCCCCTGCCTTCAAAGATACCATATTATTCAGTCTGTATATGGCGTGAAAGATTATTGTTATTTCAGGAGACAGCCTTTGCAGAGCTATGCTCTGAATTACCGTAAGTAATATATACCCAACGAAAATATGATTATAAATGTATTGAATTGGCAAACTGACAGCTGTAGTCTTACAAGAAAGAATGAGAAATCGGAAATTTTAACCTTTTCCGGAAGAGCTGTTATCTCTGGGATCGTCACAAGTGATTTATAATTCTGACAAAAATTACTATTTAGATTAATTTATAATAAGAGGAAAACCGCATGGTTGAAAAATCGGTTCATGAGATCAATAAAAAAATTGAAGATGGAAGCGTCAATGTAGTCACAGCCGAGGAAATGGTCGGAATTGTTGAAAACCTTGGCGTGGAAGGTGCTGCAAGAGAAGTTGATGTGGTCACTACAGGCACGTTCGGAGCCATGTGCTCTTCAGGTTTGATGCTTAATCTCGGACATTCCGAACCCCCGATCAAGATCCAGAAACTCTGGTTTAACAACGTGGAGGCATACAGCGGGCTTGCTGCTGTGGATGCTTATCTGGGGGCTGCCCAGATATCGGATACAAGAGGAATACAGTATGGTGGAGCGCACGTTATTGAAGACCTGCTGAGAGGGAAAGAACTCGACGTGCATGCAACTTCCTATGGGACAGACTGCTATCCCAGGAAAGTGCTTGATACGAGAATTACCCTCGATGACTTAAACGAGGCAGTCCTTCTCAACCCCAGAAACGCTTACCAGAAATATGCCGCTGCAACAAACAGTTCAAAAAGGATTCTGAACACCTATATGGGAGAGCTTCTACCCAATTTCGGAAACGTAACTTATTCCGGGGCAGGAGTGCTTTCTCCCCTTTCAAATGATCCTGACTACGAAACTATCGGGATGGGCACAAGGATTTTCATGGGAGGAGCCCAGGGCTATATTATAGGCAATGGGACCCAGCATTCTCCCTCAAGCAGTTTTGGGACCCTTATGCTTAAAGGAAACCTGAAAGAAATGAGCTCCGATTATTTAAGGGCTGCTTCTTTTGCAGGCTACGGAACAACTCTTTACATGGGAATCGGAATCCCCATACCCATTCTGAATGAAAAAATCGCAGCCTCAACTGCGGTGCGTGATGAAGACATTTTTACTGACATTCTTGATTATGCCGTGGGCAGCAGGGATAAGCCTGTGATAAAGCAGGTAAACTATGCCGAGCTCAGGTCAGGCTCGATAGAGCTTGAAGGGAAGAACACACCGACCTCATCCCTCTCAAGTTTCAAGAACGCCAGAAAGATTGCAAATGAGCTAAAGGAATGGGTTAAGCACGGAAAATTCTTTGTCAGCATGCCCGTAGAAAAGCTTTCCCGCGAGGGCTCGGCAAAGTCCATGAAACAGACTCAGGCAGTCCCACTCGTAAAAGACGTCATGGCAGACTTTATTGTTACGATCAAAAAGAACCAGACGGTTCAGGACGCTGCAAAGAAGATCTGGGAAAACTCTTTTAACCACCTTGCTGTGGTTTCGGATACAGGGGAACTGGTAGGAATCCTGACGGCCTGGGATATCTCAAAAGCCGTTGCCGAAAATATATTTGATTCCGTAGAAAGTGTCATGACGAAAAAAGTCCTTACCTGCGCCCCGAACGAACCCGTGGACCTTGCAGCGCGCAGGCTTGACCGCTATGGCGTTTCGGCAATGCCTGTAATCGATACACAGAGAAAAGTACTCGGAATAATTACGAGCGACAATATAAGCAAGCTTCTCGCAAGGAGGTACTGAGC containing:
- a CDS encoding helix-turn-helix domain-containing protein → MQLPTPEDLKKRRNELGLTQSDLAKRAGVSQPLIARIESGDVDPRLSTVRKILDAFEEAEKEQQIIIKDLMHSPVFHVSPEDSVEEVVNLMHIHGFSQIPVLDGGIPVGSISEDMIVKLMGESKKKSISQLKVSGIMGEAFPTVSPGISISVVSHILEGNPAVLVVEKGAVVGVVTKHDVMKLLQGK
- a CDS encoding pyridoxal-phosphate-dependent aminotransferase family protein codes for the protein MDLEDTLLMMPGPVPVTPRVLRAMSKPMINHRSAEFAGIYTDCRQILADVFQTKNDIFLLSGSGTAGMEAAVGSVAGSGDKVIAIENGKFGQRFKDLAALYADVVPLEFEWGLPVDLEMVKEKLEEGAKAITLVHNETSAGIMNPAVEIGKLAKKHDAIFIMDGVTSLGGDEVKVDEWGVDIAIVGSQKCLAAPPGMSAVSVSEKAFEAINSMKKRPYYNDLKAYKKSGDKPRPETPYTPALPLFYAMQEALHIVKEEGMEVRIKRHRALSEAVRAAAGAMNIEMFPQLNEYSKYSNTVTAMKAPAGVDGEDVKNDMKKRGVIIAGGQEHLKGKIFRIGNMGNVTARDVLSTIQQLEIVLSKQGYIDSVGAGAEAAMRVIDRV
- the ribC gene encoding riboflavin synthase, with the translated sequence MPTIGIADTTFARYNMGRAAIDEIQKNVSVQIKRVTVPGIKDLPVAAKKLIEEEGCDIVMALGMPGAQQKDKMCAHEASQGLIMAQLMTNTHIIEVFVHEDEGKDEKELAFLMDRRTREHALNVIKLLFKPEKLVREAGTGQRQGFEDAGPLRM
- the ribH gene encoding 6,7-dimethyl-8-ribityllumazine synthase — its product is MTISLGFVIAEFNRDLTYQMELLGREHAEFLGATVKETILVPGVFDMPLAIKKLCQREDIDAVVTIGSVIEGETDHDQVVMQHAARKIMDLSLEFNKPVTLGIPGPGMTRMAAHERVDYAKRAVEAAVKLVRRL
- a CDS encoding pyridoxal phosphate-dependent aminotransferase; its protein translation is MTSARLKRVEESATIRISNIATRMIKEGTDVINFSLGEPDFDTPKNICDAAAKAMYEGKTHYAPSAGIPELRAAIAEKLKTENHLEVTEKDVLVTPGAKQAIFEIMMGALDDGDRALLFDPAWVTYDACIRFSGANTVWVPTVPERGFLPDNFAEYINDKTKLIVVNSPGNPTGGVFGKKTLQCIADLAIDHDLLVVSDEIYEKIIYDREHISIGSFDGMQDRTITVNGFSKAYAMTGWRLGYLTAPPEIFKLLQKIQSHSVSSATTFVQYGGLEALQGPQDGVKAMVDRFKMRRDILIDGLNKIGIECKKPDGAFYAFANVSEYGNGTEVAERLLKEAHVAVTPGIAFGASGEDFIRISYATSIDRIREALERLEKIFA
- a CDS encoding adenylyltransferase/cytidyltransferase family protein, which encodes MLAGCYPRPGDLLTRVLATGTFDILHPGHVYFLTQARALGDELFVIIARDSNVTHKPKPIVPEEQRLEMVNALGTVDKALLGSEKDMFEPLKEIRPDIIVLGYDQHFDIELLEEELTKRGLPAKVVRVPLSKECPLCSTGAIIKAVLKRYG
- a CDS encoding L-aspartate semialdehyde sulfurtransferase, with the protein product MVEKSVHEINKKIEDGSVNVVTAEEMVGIVENLGVEGAAREVDVVTTGTFGAMCSSGLMLNLGHSEPPIKIQKLWFNNVEAYSGLAAVDAYLGAAQISDTRGIQYGGAHVIEDLLRGKELDVHATSYGTDCYPRKVLDTRITLDDLNEAVLLNPRNAYQKYAAATNSSKRILNTYMGELLPNFGNVTYSGAGVLSPLSNDPDYETIGMGTRIFMGGAQGYIIGNGTQHSPSSSFGTLMLKGNLKEMSSDYLRAASFAGYGTTLYMGIGIPIPILNEKIAASTAVRDEDIFTDILDYAVGSRDKPVIKQVNYAELRSGSIELEGKNTPTSSLSSFKNARKIANELKEWVKHGKFFVSMPVEKLSREGSAKSMKQTQAVPLVKDVMADFIVTIKKNQTVQDAAKKIWENSFNHLAVVSDTGELVGILTAWDISKAVAENIFDSVESVMTKKVLTCAPNEPVDLAARRLDRYGVSAMPVIDTQRKVLGIITSDNISKLLARRY